The genomic window CTAATATGCCAGCTATTACTTGCTGATTCACTAAATTATCTTCCACCACTAAAATTCGAACATTATCGCCCCAAACAATATTGGGGTTAGCAGTTGATTCCGTTGTAGCATGCACAGACTCAAGCAATGCAGGTGTAATAAACTGTTGCTTATTCGACTTTTTAATTTGAATAAAATATTGTATCGCTTGATGAAGGTAAGGTGCGGAAACGGGCTTCATTAAGCAGCCGACCACACCGACCTCTTGCATATGGAATCGCGAGGCCATATCTGCGCTAGAACTTAAAATAATTACACTATTCGGCTTAATACAAGGTGAACCCTGAATTCTTTCCGCTAAATCTATGCCATTTATATTTGGCATATGGCAATCCATAAGCACAAGGTCAAATACCGTATCTTGTACTTCTGCAACAAGTACCAACGCCTGCTCAGGCCCGGCCACCTTAGTCACATGTATTCCCCAGCTAATTAACTGCCCAGAAATTACATCTAAATTAGTAAGATTGTCGTCTACTAGCAATACGTTCAAACCTGTTACATCACTTTCGGCATTATCTACCGGCAGGCAACTGCCTGTTTCTACATGCACAACAAAATCAAACCTTGTACCTTTACCTACTTCGCTTACAACAAAAATATCTCCGCCCATTATTCGGGTTAGCATTTTACAAATAGAAAGCCCTAAACCTGTGCCACCGTAACGCCGTGTTGTAGAGCTATCTACTTGTGTAAATGAATCGAATAAACCACTTATTTTATCGCTGGGAATACCTATACCTGTATCCGTCACACTGCACCGCAACTGATTTAGCCCATTTATTTCTGAATCTAGTTTTGCACGTACAATAATTTCGCCCTGCGAAGTAAACTTGAGTGCGTTACTCAATAAGTTATTTATTATTTGGCGCAAGCGGCTCGGGTCACCACGCAACACTTTGCCCCCTAAGCCAATATCATCTAACACCAGCTCTATACCTTTTTCTTGCGCGGAATAGTTAAATGATTGAACTACATCCGAGAGTAATCGGTGTGGATCAAAATCTAAATGCTCTAGTTCGAGCTTGCCCGCTTCAACTTTGGAATAATCCAAAATATCGTTAATCACGCTTAATAACGATTGTCCACTAGACTGGGCCAGAAGCAGTTTGCGCTCCTGCTCGGGCGTTAGAGATGAATTAAGCACCAACCCAAGCATGCCTAACACCCCATTCATAGGGGTACGTATTTCATGACTCATACAGGCTAAAAATTCAGATTTTGCTCTACTGGAACTTTCCGCTTCGTTTTTAGCGGCGAGCAACTCTAGCTCGTAATATTTACGCGATTGAATAAGCTCATTAAAACTATTGGCCAGCAGCCCAAACTCATTGGATTCCTGCACCTGCACTCGCTGAGAAAAATCGCCTTTAACCAATTTATTAGCCACAATGGTAATGGCTTTAATAGGGTTGGTAATACGTATCGACAGAAAAAAGGCTAACACGGAAAGCAACATGGCCGTGAACCACACAGATAGCAACATCACTCCCGCCAACCAATTTGACGAAGCGAGTGCATCTGCTTCTTTGACTTCACTCACCAACAACCAATCCAGATTTCGCAGCGTAAGGTTTTGGTGCATCCCCAAATACACAGTACCGTCAGCTTCGGAATATTTTATTAGTTTGGGCTTATCGCTATGCTTGGCAGTCTCATTCGCTTCTAGCCAGCGTTTAACAGGTGCAGTGTTTATTTGTGTAATTAGAAGCTGTTCGCTTTGTCGGCGCTGCGTGCGCAGTGTGCCATCTGGCCCCACTAAGTAATGCCTATACATAGATGCACTATTTAATTTTAAATGGTTTATTATACGATCTATACGAAATTGCATCGCATACGCGCCTATGCGTTGGCCTTCACTATTTACCAGAGGCGATACGACAAACCCTGCAATTATTCCCGCTGATGGTTCGTAATGTTCGAAATCGGCAAACAGCGTTTGCCCAGTTGCCAAGGTTTTGCGCACAGTACCACCAAATTTCGTATTAGCATACTTACCGTGGACTAAATTAGTGCCTAAATCAGATTCTTTCGCGACGGTAAATAATATATTACCGTCAACATCTATTAAAAAAACGTCGTAGATGTAATCGTAGTTGCGCGATATATCAACCAAACCACCTTGTCGACTGGCCGTGATTTCTGCCCATTTTATACTTTTATGAAATGATTCAATTGATAGCTCAGTTTGTACGGCAGCCTCATGTAATTCCTGTAAAAACTTAATGTTATTTTCGTCCTGCGCGCCGCT from Saccharophagus degradans 2-40 includes these protein-coding regions:
- a CDS encoding response regulator, with translation MSKQNKNKFTHSIQKTLIQWFLLLSLVPLFLVAFIGYQVARNSLVASAQDHLESDARNTMNFLNNWFEYRLMDSLSGAQDENNIKFLQELHEAAVQTELSIESFHKSIKWAEITASRQGGLVDISRNYDYIYDVFLIDVDGNILFTVAKESDLGTNLVHGKYANTKFGGTVRKTLATGQTLFADFEHYEPSAGIIAGFVVSPLVNSEGQRIGAYAMQFRIDRIINHLKLNSASMYRHYLVGPDGTLRTQRRQSEQLLITQINTAPVKRWLEANETAKHSDKPKLIKYSEADGTVYLGMHQNLTLRNLDWLLVSEVKEADALASSNWLAGVMLLSVWFTAMLLSVLAFFLSIRITNPIKAITIVANKLVKGDFSQRVQVQESNEFGLLANSFNELIQSRKYYELELLAAKNEAESSSRAKSEFLACMSHEIRTPMNGVLGMLGLVLNSSLTPEQERKLLLAQSSGQSLLSVINDILDYSKVEAGKLELEHLDFDPHRLLSDVVQSFNYSAQEKGIELVLDDIGLGGKVLRGDPSRLRQIINNLLSNALKFTSQGEIIVRAKLDSEINGLNQLRCSVTDTGIGIPSDKISGLFDSFTQVDSSTTRRYGGTGLGLSICKMLTRIMGGDIFVVSEVGKGTRFDFVVHVETGSCLPVDNAESDVTGLNVLLVDDNLTNLDVISGQLISWGIHVTKVAGPEQALVLVAEVQDTVFDLVLMDCHMPNINGIDLAERIQGSPCIKPNSVIILSSSADMASRFHMQEVGVVGCLMKPVSAPYLHQAIQYFIQIKKSNKQQFITPALLESVHATTESTANPNIVWGDNVRILVVEDNLVNQQVIAGILEDFGLAFTLVDDGQQAISALKENTGDLRYHFVFMDCQMPVLDGYNATKQIREGAAGEECKIVPIVALTANAMQGDRDKCLRAGMNDYVAKPVDADEVRLALVSWLPAELRTDEAAIENNPETPDTPDILEKKSPPAEENPVEPQVVKVDLGLLKLPKGLVIHTPAMLQPMFKNKPERYVKILTTLLNAHASFNTSLNEAFANNDTEQVRHLVHAMKGSSGNISMGKVHEYCKQVEAQIDADGAASAEYINKLQQLIEAMFDEANQIVELNS